One part of the Gadus macrocephalus chromosome 8, ASM3116895v1 genome encodes these proteins:
- the LOC132462742 gene encoding vimentin-like yields MTNHLLRVRGQGRAPRALLWLGYRRRKEGRHQSACEQRLLQTDEMSYKTAPHSSYQKMFGGEKPMSRSTYSSRQSFAPVRSTRVSFGLSSSPGIYASKSQRVRSSATNRLASETLDFSLSDAINTEFKTNRTNEKAQMQSLNDRFASYIDKVRFLEQQNKILQAELEQLRGKGSSRIGDLYEEEMRELRSQVDQLTNEKARVEVHRDNLVDDIERLREKLLEEMAQREEAEANMQSFRQDVDNAALARLDLQRKVDSLQDEINFLKKLHDEEMVEMHVQVQEQHLQVDMTEVAKPDLTSALRDVRMQYENLASKNLQESEDWYKSKFTDLSESAARNNEALKMAKQEANDYRRQMQTITCEVDALKGTNESLERQMRETEENFSMETSGYQDTIARLEDDIHNMKDEMARHLREYQDLLNVKMALDIEIATYRKLLEGEESRISVPMANFSSMNLRETMIESRPHVESTTSKKVLIKTIETRDGQVVNESTQNHEDYD; encoded by the exons ATGACTAATCACCTTTTACGCGTACGTGGTCAGGGGCGCGCTCCGCGGGCACTACTGTGGCTAGGCTATAGAAGGCGCAAAGAAGGACGGCATCAATCTGCTTGCGAACAGCGACTGCTCCAGACCGACGAGATGTCTTACAAAACCGCTCCCCACTCTTCTTACCAAAAGATGTTTGGTGGAGAGAAGCCCATGTCCAGGTCGACCTACTCCAGCCGCCAATCCTTCGCTCCGGTGCGCTCTACGCGCGTATCCTTCGGTCTCTCTTCCAGCCCGGGCATCTATGCATCCAAATCGCAAAGGGTCCGAAGCTCGGCCACGAACCGCTTGGCATCCGAGACCTTGGACTTCTCTTTGTCCGACGCGATCAACACAGAGTTTAAGACGAACCGCACCAATGAAAAGGCGCAAATGCAGTCGCTGAACGACCGCTTCGCCAGTTACATCGACAAAGTGCGCTTCTTGGAGCAACAGAACAAGATCCTGCAGGCCGAGTTGGAGCAGTTGCGGGGCAAAGGCTCGTCCCGCATCGGAGACCTCTACGAGGAGGAGATGCGAGAGCTAAGGAGCCAGGTGGACCAGCTGACCAACGAGAAAGCCCGCGTGGAGGTTCACCGAGACAACCTTGTAGACGACAtcgagagactcagagagaa GCTCCTGGAGGAGATGGCCCAGCGAGAGGAAGCTGAGGCCAACATGCAGAGCTTCAGACAG GACGTGGACAACGCTGCCCTGGCCCGACTGGACCTGCAGCGCAAGGTCGACTCCCTCCAGGACGAAATCAACTTCCTCAAGAAACTGCATGATGAG GAGATGGTGGAGATGCACGTCCAGGTGCAGGAGCAACACCTCCAGGTGGACATGACGGAGGTGGCCAAGCCTGACCTGACGTCGGCTCTGAGGGACGTCCGCATGCAGTACGAGAACCTGGCCAGCAAAAACCTCCAGGAGTCAGAGGACTGGTACAAATcaaag TTTACCGACCTCAGCGAGTCTGCCGCTCGTAACAACGAAGCTCTAAAAATGGCCAAGCAGGAGGCCAATGACTACCGACGCCAGATGCAGACCATCACCTGCGAGGTTGATGCCCTCAAGGGAACC AATGAATCCTTGGAGCGGCAGatgagggagacggaggagaacTTCTCCATGGAGACGTCCGGTTACCAGGACACTATTGCCCGTTTGGAGGACGACATTCATAACATGAAGGACGAGATGGCCCGCCACCTTCGTGAGTATCAGGACCTCCTCAATGTCAAGATGGCCCTGGACATCGAGATCGCCACCTACAGGAAGCTgctggaaggagaggagagcag GATTTCCGTTCCTATGGCTAATTTCTCATCTATGAATCTGAGAG AAACCATGATTGAGTCCAGACCTCACGTAGAAAGCACAACATCCAAGAAAGTCCTCATCAAGACAATTGAGACCAGGGATGGACAG GTGGTCAACGAGTCCACACAGAACCATGAAGATTATGATTAA